Proteins from a genomic interval of Amphiura filiformis chromosome 9, Afil_fr2py, whole genome shotgun sequence:
- the LOC140160357 gene encoding fatty acid hydroxylase domain-containing protein 2-like, whose protein sequence is MDTNFSSNISGTILNHQWNKLHDWYEGDGEHIRFIGRFLAPLTAYWLVGGFFMIVDTFKPNFLTKYKVQPDEEVTMPRLLGALRVVLINHIISVPVVLLFHWIEIWRGCDMGRDLPSIPRFLIDALGIVLCEEIAFYYSHRLLHHPRLYKHIHKKHHEWTAPCSITAIYCHPVEQIFSNLIPVYLGPLVTGCHTSVQMVWFFIGLVETCFSHSGYHLPFCPPPEFHDFHHMKFVNNFGAIGLLDRLHNTDNLFKNSVYSKRRRLLLRFTPILELYPEDREKKTK, encoded by the exons ATGGATACCAACTTCAGTTCTAATATATCCGGAACGATACTGAATCATCAATGGAATAAGCTTCATGATTGGTATGAAGGAGACGGCGAACACATCAGATTTATCG GTCGTTTCTTAGCACCATTGACAGCCTATTGGTTGGTTGGTGGATTCTTCATGATTGTGGACACCTTTAAACCAAACTTTCTCACGAAATATAAAGTACAACCAGATGAAGAG GTGACCATGCCCCGTTTGTTGGGTGCGCTTCGCGTTGTCCTGATAAATCATATCATTTCTGTACCAGTCGTGCTGCTTTTTCATTGGATTGAAATTTGGCGCGGCTGTGACATGGGTAGAGATCTTCCATCGATTCCCAGATTCTTAATTGACGCACTGGGCATTGTTTTGTGCGAAGAGATTGCCTTCTACTATAGCCACAG ATTGCTCCACCATCCTCGGCTTTATAAACATATCCATAAGAAACACCACGAGTGGACAGCTCCATGTAGCATCACAGCAATTTATTGTCATCCAGTAGAGCAGATCTTCTCCAACCTCATTCCCGTGTACCTTGGGCCATTGGTAACAGGCTGTCACACGTCTGTACAGATGGTCTGGTTTTTCATCGGCTTGGTCGAAACCTGCTTCAGTCACAGTGGTTATCATTTACCGTTTTGCCCTCCTCCAGAGTTTCACGACTTTCATCATATGAA atttgttaacAACTTCGGCGCAATTGGTCTATTAGATCGTCTGCATAACACGGATAATTTGTTCAAGAATAGCGTCTACAGTAAGCGTCGAAGGCTCCTGTTAAGGTTTACACCAATACTAGAACTGTACCCAGAGGACCGAGAGAAAAAGACGAAATAA